The following are encoded in a window of Spirochaeta cellobiosiphila DSM 17781 genomic DNA:
- a CDS encoding ATP-binding response regulator, with protein MSKMNIIEWKKDTWAEGKAEQWMSLLRKTSTMIGFLLFLVTVTMTYLSKTKVILPNCCLLLTFVSGCFILGLYNAFHPLGDNLRYPFVTLLAPVVTFGGLILGSLHYTYPIGVAFVILWLYMGIGITFVYTIPANGIVLIIYLLGDIYYLHYTMEYRFFYVVFLMAISGIGLISSYIFQRLHRDIVRMADKLDSKLNNKTRLYQSLVHEIRTPLTILRHYFHQNEVKLSESNQADVIKYNLNKLERKMTNLLKLEKESLLEETISDKHIDDEPCCSISQLILYNQKLFESYFNHENITLQLFIQKDLCVRANQSDCEHIILNLLENALEYSHPNSQVYLLATLNKDMVEIVIQDEGVGIEPEILDSLFELYKRPLQAHQHSSSGMGLAIVNQIVKRIGGYIHVESTKDIGSKFTICLPLSDGEDVVPIGTLKLPLNFKSHLPLQSQLSSLDKNHNSSYCIALIEDDYELRNCLFECLNTDYRVISYHNGAHALNELLRGIEADLIIFDIDAESENGYDFFKHYRSQCSPHTPFLFISSNDSDSLRMEALSHGALDYMVKPFTPKELTLKIQSWLDLLKELKGDISESLEDLAEFQALTSRERQLVLMLSKGLSRKEISHRLYISVNTVKTHLSSIYSKCGVSGKDELLSKMYKDSLAEV; from the coding sequence ATGTCAAAAATGAATATTATAGAATGGAAAAAAGATACTTGGGCAGAAGGGAAGGCAGAACAGTGGATGAGCCTTCTACGAAAAACATCCACAATGATAGGATTTCTACTTTTTCTTGTAACAGTAACCATGACTTACCTTTCGAAAACAAAGGTTATTTTACCTAATTGTTGTTTGCTTTTAACCTTTGTCTCTGGTTGCTTTATCCTGGGATTATATAACGCCTTTCACCCTTTGGGGGATAATCTGCGTTATCCTTTTGTCACCTTATTAGCTCCTGTCGTTACCTTTGGCGGGCTTATTTTGGGCAGCCTTCATTATACCTATCCTATCGGTGTCGCGTTTGTTATCCTTTGGTTATATATGGGAATAGGTATCACTTTTGTTTATACCATTCCCGCTAATGGTATTGTTCTGATCATCTATCTTTTAGGAGATATATACTATCTGCACTACACTATGGAATATCGCTTCTTCTATGTTGTCTTTCTTATGGCTATATCCGGTATTGGTCTGATATCTTCCTATATTTTTCAGAGACTACATCGTGATATTGTAAGAATGGCAGATAAATTAGATAGTAAATTGAATAATAAAACCAGACTTTATCAGTCTCTTGTCCATGAAATACGTACACCTCTTACGATTCTACGCCATTACTTTCATCAAAATGAAGTCAAATTAAGTGAGTCCAATCAAGCTGATGTTATTAAATATAATTTGAACAAGCTCGAGAGAAAGATGACAAATTTACTTAAACTGGAAAAAGAATCTCTACTGGAAGAGACCATAAGCGATAAGCATATAGATGACGAACCTTGTTGTTCCATAAGTCAATTGATCTTATACAATCAAAAACTATTTGAGTCCTATTTTAATCATGAAAACATTACATTACAACTTTTCATACAAAAGGACTTATGTGTTAGAGCCAACCAAAGTGATTGTGAACATATCATACTAAATCTTTTAGAAAATGCTCTTGAATATTCACATCCTAACAGCCAAGTCTATTTACTTGCCACATTGAATAAGGACATGGTTGAAATTGTTATTCAGGATGAAGGGGTTGGTATAGAACCTGAAATTTTGGATTCTTTATTCGAGTTGTATAAGAGGCCGCTTCAAGCTCATCAACACTCCAGTTCTGGGATGGGTTTAGCTATTGTTAATCAGATTGTCAAACGTATTGGTGGTTACATCCACGTTGAATCAACAAAGGATATTGGCTCTAAGTTTACTATTTGTTTACCCCTTAGTGATGGGGAAGATGTCGTACCAATAGGAACATTGAAGCTTCCCCTTAATTTTAAATCTCATTTACCATTACAAAGTCAGTTAAGCAGTTTAGATAAAAACCATAATAGTTCTTATTGTATTGCTTTAATTGAAGACGATTATGAATTGAGAAATTGTTTATTTGAATGTCTCAACACAGACTATAGAGTGATTAGTTATCATAATGGTGCTCATGCGTTAAACGAATTGCTTAGGGGAATCGAAGCTGATCTAATCATATTCGACATTGATGCAGAATCTGAGAATGGTTATGATTTCTTTAAACATTATAGAAGTCAATGTTCTCCTCATACTCCTTTTCTCTTTATCTCCAGTAATGACTCTGATTCCCTACGAATGGAAGCATTAAGTCATGGCGCATTAGATTATATGGTCAAACCTTTCACACCAAAGGAATTAACACTCAAAATCCAAAGTTGGTTGGACTTATTAAAGGAACTAAAGGGGGATATATCAGAATCTTTGGAAGACCTTGCTGAATTCCAAGCCCTTACTTCTCGGGAACGGCAATTGGTTCTGATGTTATCAAAAGGATTATCTCGTAAAGAAATCTCCCATCGTTTATACATCAGTGTAAATACTGTGAAAACTCATTTATCCTCTATCTATTCAAAATGCGGGGTATCAGGTAAGGATGAACTACTATCAAAAATGTATAAAGATTCATTAGCTGAGGTTTAA
- a CDS encoding ExbD/TolR family protein has protein sequence MINIHSKRQSPTPPLSAMSDIGFLLLIFIMLISLINYRKEAKVEYPEAHNAEKTEALHEIEIWIEQNGAIQIDGQYMSDREVENFIVDTFLAQRDTRIHIIADRNTPYRNVDHINRILQNLQYRIVSYDVKEQL, from the coding sequence ATGATCAATATTCATAGTAAGAGACAAAGCCCTACACCCCCCTTATCTGCCATGTCTGATATAGGTTTCTTATTACTTATATTTATCATGCTTATTTCTCTCATTAATTATCGTAAAGAAGCCAAAGTGGAATATCCTGAAGCGCATAATGCAGAAAAAACAGAGGCTCTACATGAAATAGAAATATGGATTGAACAAAATGGTGCTATTCAAATAGACGGTCAGTATATGTCTGATAGGGAAGTAGAAAACTTTATTGTAGATACTTTTCTGGCTCAAAGGGATACACGCATTCATATCATAGCTGATAGAAACACTCCCTATAGAAATGTAGATCATATAAACAGGATTCTCCAGAACCTTCAATACAGGATCGTAAGTTATGATGTCAAAGAACAGCTTTAA
- a CDS encoding GNAT family N-acetyltransferase: protein MFVEKVLWYIGHDKEGFVSSLIVYQEVLDLQPHSYGIGSVATSPAYRNKVYGSQLVKEITEMLFKEGEGAVVFLHSNIDFSFYEKYRLYQSFKQMLYG from the coding sequence ATGTTTGTCGAAAAAGTCCTCTGGTATATAGGTCATGACAAGGAGGGTTTCGTATCCTCACTGATTGTGTATCAAGAAGTCTTGGACCTACAGCCTCATAGTTATGGGATTGGTTCTGTCGCTACCAGTCCTGCTTATCGTAATAAAGTTTATGGATCGCAATTGGTTAAAGAAATAACAGAAATGTTATTTAAGGAAGGAGAGGGGGCAGTCGTTTTCCTCCATAGTAATATTGATTTTTCCTTTTATGAAAAGTATAGGTTATACCAGAGTTTCAAACAGATGTTGTATGGTTAA
- a CDS encoding energy transducer TonB yields MMSKNSFKLLRWSILLIVGGLHVLLLVFLQIQTNNTQEEDYQDANVMKLVDIHEYEPPQEEVLPPPPVEKKIINENPETSEQVVAIEDKLEVVDTPIKTSTREEVHYLPQHKISKVPIIPLEKVLSRIVYPPMALRQEIEDIVYLELYIDQKGVIRRIDILKDPGHGFAESAIKAFQGIQCIPAEANGKTVPVRYRYPIRFTLK; encoded by the coding sequence ATGATGTCAAAGAACAGCTTTAAACTATTAAGATGGAGCATCCTTCTTATCGTTGGTGGCCTACATGTTCTCTTATTGGTTTTTCTCCAAATTCAAACAAATAATACTCAGGAAGAAGACTATCAGGATGCAAATGTTATGAAGCTTGTAGATATTCACGAATATGAACCTCCTCAGGAAGAAGTCCTTCCTCCTCCACCTGTAGAAAAAAAGATTATCAATGAAAATCCAGAAACTAGTGAGCAAGTTGTGGCTATAGAAGATAAGTTGGAGGTCGTTGATACTCCAATAAAAACTTCCACAAGAGAGGAAGTGCATTATCTACCGCAACATAAAATATCAAAAGTACCTATTATTCCCCTGGAAAAGGTTCTTAGTCGCATTGTATATCCTCCCATGGCTTTGCGCCAGGAGATAGAAGATATTGTGTATTTGGAATTATATATAGATCAGAAAGGAGTTATTCGGAGAATTGATATATTAAAAGATCCGGGACATGGTTTTGCTGAATCTGCTATTAAAGCTTTTCAAGGGATTCAATGTATCCCAGCAGAAGCTAATGGTAAAACAGTTCCTGTACGATACCGGTATCCTATTCGTTTTACATTAAAATAG
- a CDS encoding discoidin domain-containing protein: protein MLKRLLYGFISISILSLFFGCDNTNLVGAELSEMDSSRARGATIYEHTINGYTEEGKAIYIPHDAPIMQKARSSDNNHYFVSVIKSDKNWKSYGKEISEWLGSSDITRLKAGKYSVRTFCAKHNFTLAANTYYRVKFATSTNEDGTWKENTRLIYLSKSLLPAATSNTSKGMTITASSTFDSSTYSAWKAFDGNGGNGWSRWISGYNQYLLDWDWSHPLEYEWINIKLNNPVEAKYIYILPEFSENIQDRMPKLSEIEVKLNGEYIASSDIGTDKKFWEQHRYGAYFPLLFGDTHIFDEVRYKIRSSNGSNVVSIRSIKFMK, encoded by the coding sequence ATGTTAAAAAGGTTGTTATATGGATTCATTAGTATATCCATACTCTCTTTGTTTTTTGGCTGTGATAACACAAACCTTGTCGGAGCTGAATTATCTGAAATGGATAGTAGTAGGGCAAGAGGTGCTACAATTTATGAACACACCATTAATGGTTATACAGAAGAGGGTAAAGCGATTTATATTCCTCATGATGCACCAATCATGCAAAAAGCAAGATCAAGTGACAACAATCACTACTTTGTATCAGTTATCAAATCTGACAAGAATTGGAAGTCTTATGGGAAGGAGATCTCAGAATGGTTAGGATCGTCTGATATTACACGACTTAAAGCTGGTAAGTATAGTGTCCGAACCTTTTGTGCAAAACATAATTTTACCCTCGCAGCAAATACCTATTATCGTGTGAAGTTTGCTACCTCAACTAATGAAGATGGCACATGGAAAGAGAATACACGTCTTATCTATTTAAGTAAAAGTCTATTACCAGCAGCCACTTCCAACACCAGTAAGGGGATGACAATTACTGCCAGTAGTACCTTTGACTCTAGCACTTATTCTGCCTGGAAAGCTTTCGATGGAAATGGAGGAAATGGTTGGTCACGATGGATCTCTGGTTATAATCAGTATTTACTTGATTGGGACTGGTCTCATCCTCTTGAATACGAATGGATTAATATTAAGCTCAACAATCCTGTTGAAGCTAAATACATCTATATCCTTCCTGAATTTTCAGAGAATATACAAGATAGAATGCCAAAGTTATCTGAAATTGAAGTTAAATTAAATGGAGAGTATATAGCTTCTTCTGATATAGGCACAGATAAAAAATTCTGGGAACAACATAGATATGGAGCTTATTTCCCTCTTCTTTTTGGAGATACACACATATTTGATGAGGTTAGATACAAGATCCGTAGTAGTAATGGTTCAAATGTTGTATCAATTAGAAGCATCAAGTTTATGAAATAG
- a CDS encoding DUF6326 family protein, whose amino-acid sequence MEKKALLSSLWIFVLINMIYADILSLMDPVSHIRLIMAGKDIPPGGLIVGAFLMESAILMTFLPRILKPTLNKIITTLVVLLNTLAVIKGGSGDYYIFFATVEVITMIAIVILTYVN is encoded by the coding sequence ATGGAAAAAAAAGCATTATTATCAAGTTTATGGATATTCGTTCTCATCAATATGATCTATGCAGATATCTTATCTCTTATGGATCCTGTATCTCATATTCGGCTCATTATGGCAGGGAAGGATATTCCTCCCGGAGGTTTGATTGTGGGAGCCTTTCTGATGGAATCCGCTATTCTCATGACCTTTCTTCCTAGAATACTCAAACCTACTCTCAACAAGATAATCACCACCTTAGTTGTATTATTAAATACACTTGCTGTCATCAAGGGGGGCTCCGGTGACTACTATATCTTTTTTGCTACAGTAGAAGTAATTACCATGATTGCGATAGTTATTTTAACATATGTTAATTGA
- a CDS encoding methyl-accepting chemotaxis protein gives MSSIVYKTKKEELLQLSKVTSQRVDDWLTEKMGLLYTISILPEAKDSITYYGGGEQRITDQANAILGEVVHHYSDFTSVGILNPQGTCVSSSNPKLVGRALEVKDQPYFPIVLRGTEFITDPLFSPINNNNILIMLIPIHDNSTDKVIGVCYASVAMEHISNAIINGLAVSDNNIAYLTTANGTIAAHPDEKKVLTENIGDFEYGQDIINDRKQSGFLEYKSEGDHNLSAYDRVTTTNWILVLTAHYEDVFRDLNSLRLNTIIMSVVLLLIMIFALIFVINNLTSRLKKTLIGLKEVSEGAGDLTRRLVINGKDEIDQVAVLVNKTIENLLIMVSSIKKECSKLSNVDQDLTSSMDETATAINQVSSNIDSIRNRILNQAAGVEEMLATIMSINSGVGELDNQIKEQLNDISESSSSIEQMIASISHVNENLDKNNHIIHRLKDAAKIGADSLQSSSTLSRKILNDSEALEEATHIIQNIASQTNLLAMNAAIEAAHAGSYGKGFAVVSDEIRKLAEESNVQGTNISRSLMELQESILQIDKSLGDTTEKFETVAELTEEVSHQENLIKLSMEEQIAGSKQVLESLSRLNDNSNLVSRSSMNILTGTDEVQKEMNQLNKVTDEIKLSINEMSLGAKEINEAIQMVQDLTHDSNDSVAILADNVNGFVTE, from the coding sequence ATGTCGTCAATAGTGTACAAAACAAAAAAAGAGGAACTTCTTCAATTATCAAAAGTAACAAGTCAAAGAGTGGATGACTGGCTCACAGAAAAAATGGGCCTGCTCTACACCATAAGTATTCTTCCTGAGGCAAAAGATTCTATCACTTATTATGGAGGTGGTGAGCAAAGGATAACAGATCAAGCTAATGCAATACTCGGAGAGGTTGTACATCACTATTCTGATTTTACTTCTGTGGGAATCCTGAATCCTCAAGGAACATGTGTAAGCAGTAGTAATCCCAAATTAGTGGGTCGAGCTCTCGAGGTGAAGGATCAACCTTATTTTCCCATTGTACTAAGAGGTACGGAATTCATTACAGATCCCCTTTTTAGCCCCATCAATAATAACAACATTCTTATTATGTTAATACCTATCCATGACAATTCAACGGACAAAGTCATAGGTGTGTGTTATGCCAGTGTAGCAATGGAACATATTAGTAACGCTATAATCAATGGACTGGCAGTTTCTGATAATAATATTGCCTATCTTACAACAGCTAACGGAACAATAGCTGCTCACCCTGATGAAAAAAAGGTACTCACAGAGAATATTGGGGACTTTGAATACGGACAGGACATCATTAATGATAGAAAGCAATCCGGTTTTCTTGAATATAAATCTGAAGGGGATCACAACCTAAGTGCTTATGACCGGGTAACAACCACAAATTGGATACTAGTACTCACAGCTCACTATGAAGATGTTTTCCGTGATTTAAATTCACTTCGTTTGAATACGATAATCATGTCTGTAGTATTGTTATTAATCATGATCTTTGCCCTTATTTTTGTCATTAACAACCTCACATCCCGTTTGAAAAAAACTCTTATAGGCCTAAAAGAAGTGTCTGAAGGAGCTGGGGACCTAACAAGAAGATTAGTGATCAATGGAAAGGATGAAATAGATCAAGTCGCCGTATTAGTCAACAAAACGATTGAAAATCTTCTTATAATGGTCAGTTCTATCAAGAAGGAATGTTCAAAACTATCCAATGTAGATCAGGATTTAACCAGTAGTATGGATGAAACAGCTACAGCTATTAATCAAGTTAGCAGTAATATTGATAGCATCAGAAATCGTATTCTGAATCAAGCTGCTGGTGTTGAAGAGATGTTAGCTACCATTATGTCCATTAATAGCGGTGTTGGAGAACTAGATAATCAAATAAAGGAACAGCTTAACGATATATCAGAATCTTCATCTTCTATAGAACAAATGATAGCAAGTATCAGCCATGTTAATGAAAATCTGGATAAAAATAACCATATCATACACAGACTGAAGGATGCAGCAAAGATAGGTGCAGATTCTTTGCAATCATCAAGCACTTTATCCAGGAAGATCCTTAATGATTCCGAAGCTCTCGAAGAAGCCACCCATATTATCCAAAATATAGCAAGTCAAACCAACTTACTGGCTATGAATGCGGCTATTGAAGCAGCTCATGCAGGTAGTTATGGTAAAGGGTTTGCGGTTGTATCTGATGAAATCCGTAAGCTTGCTGAGGAGTCTAATGTTCAAGGAACAAATATTTCCCGATCCCTTATGGAACTGCAAGAGAGTATTCTACAAATTGATAAGTCCCTGGGGGATACAACAGAGAAGTTTGAAACGGTAGCTGAACTTACTGAGGAAGTATCCCATCAGGAAAATTTAATCAAATTGTCTATGGAGGAGCAAATTGCCGGTAGCAAGCAGGTACTGGAGTCTCTTTCTCGATTGAATGACAACAGTAATTTGGTTAGCAGATCATCAATGAATATTCTCACAGGTACTGATGAAGTCCAAAAAGAGATGAATCAGTTAAATAAAGTTACTGATGAGATTAAGCTAAGTATTAATGAAATGTCATTGGGAGCCAAGGAAATCAACGAAGCCATTCAAATGGTTCAAGATTTAACTCATGACTCTAATGACAGTGTTGCAATCTTAGCAGATAATGTAAATGGATTCGTAACAGAATAG
- a CDS encoding amidohydrolase family protein → MKYRAYTKAFLITGHNNPPIIESSTILVNDKGRIDEVGAANSITIPPNYEIIDLSGHYLMPGLINGHVHFVTKGTMGKTPSGFVKEILKNVLSTPLGKMLLKKQYKDCLHTALNAGITSVRDLGSLFELDTYYRTRISKGKQKGPRILASGAPVIPTGGHGSEYPGAGIADGPWEGRKRVRERIAQGVDWIKICNTGGVTDAKYIGEAGMPQMTVEEIEAICSEAHMRGIMVASHCESTKGIADALAGGVDTIEHGADFGPELAAQFLNNPKALRGYTSLIPTIAASDAVCRQLEAQDQQNEIDKIVLANAKLINAGSQLALKKALEYGVKVGIGDDASVPGVTHYNLYKELINFTKGGLSPLEAIQTATYHTAQILNIDKITGSIEPGKEADFIVLQNNPLDNLESLYKPKHVVARGYYMKTPRFKNLGL, encoded by the coding sequence ATGAAGTATAGAGCTTATACAAAAGCTTTTCTAATAACGGGACATAATAATCCTCCTATCATAGAAAGTAGTACGATTCTCGTTAATGACAAAGGACGGATTGACGAGGTAGGAGCTGCTAATAGCATTACCATACCCCCAAACTATGAAATCATAGATCTCTCTGGTCATTACCTTATGCCTGGATTAATCAATGGGCATGTTCATTTTGTGACAAAAGGGACAATGGGAAAGACTCCTTCAGGATTTGTCAAAGAAATCCTCAAAAACGTACTTAGTACACCATTAGGCAAGATGCTACTCAAGAAGCAGTACAAAGATTGTTTGCATACGGCTCTCAATGCGGGGATCACAAGCGTAAGAGATTTGGGTTCATTATTTGAATTGGATACTTATTACAGAACACGGATTAGTAAGGGAAAGCAGAAGGGGCCCAGAATACTAGCCTCTGGAGCTCCTGTCATTCCCACTGGTGGCCATGGATCAGAATATCCGGGAGCCGGTATAGCAGACGGTCCCTGGGAAGGGCGGAAGAGAGTTAGGGAACGAATTGCTCAAGGTGTTGATTGGATCAAAATTTGCAATACCGGTGGTGTTACAGATGCTAAATACATTGGAGAAGCAGGAATGCCTCAAATGACTGTTGAAGAGATTGAGGCCATATGCTCAGAAGCACACATGAGAGGTATCATGGTGGCCAGTCATTGTGAGAGTACCAAAGGAATAGCAGATGCCTTGGCCGGTGGAGTCGATACTATTGAGCATGGAGCTGATTTTGGGCCAGAACTAGCTGCTCAGTTTCTCAATAATCCTAAAGCTTTACGGGGCTATACCAGTCTGATTCCTACTATAGCTGCTAGTGATGCCGTGTGTAGGCAATTGGAAGCTCAAGATCAGCAGAATGAGATAGATAAGATCGTTCTGGCTAATGCAAAGCTTATCAATGCAGGCTCTCAATTAGCCCTAAAGAAAGCCCTCGAATATGGTGTCAAAGTTGGAATAGGAGATGATGCTTCTGTACCAGGAGTAACTCATTATAATCTCTATAAAGAATTAATTAATTTTACAAAGGGGGGGCTGTCCCCACTGGAGGCCATTCAGACCGCCACCTACCATACTGCTCAAATATTGAATATTGATAAGATCACAGGATCTATAGAACCAGGTAAAGAGGCCGACTTTATTGTCCTGCAAAACAATCCTCTGGACAATCTGGAATCTCTCTATAAACCAAAGCATGTAGTAGCCAGAGGTTATTATATGAAAACCCCCCGATTTAAGAATCTGGGGTTATAA
- a CDS encoding MotA/TolQ/ExbB proton channel family protein, with translation MSNSWNLMQYFDMGGIFMWPLLVFSIFTVGIFLERFIYLTIHELNPNKIRNHLLDLSYSRSIDEAKRYLDQLKSRNISGRILKEVFKNAPYGEHRMEKAVEAEGQEQVRKLENGFNFLSALTSIAPLTGFLGTVSGMIGAFRSIAEASEVNAQLVANGIYEALMTTVFGLIIAIIALVGYNLLAHRVDTFTAEINKLSSDIIGILSTNED, from the coding sequence ATGTCAAATAGTTGGAATCTGATGCAGTATTTTGATATGGGCGGTATTTTTATGTGGCCGCTCCTTGTTTTTTCGATTTTTACGGTTGGTATCTTTCTAGAGAGATTCATTTATCTGACTATACATGAATTAAATCCAAACAAGATACGAAATCACCTATTGGATCTATCTTATTCGAGAAGCATTGATGAGGCCAAAAGGTACTTGGATCAGCTTAAATCACGGAATATTTCTGGAAGAATCCTGAAAGAAGTATTCAAAAATGCACCCTATGGTGAACACAGAATGGAAAAAGCTGTAGAAGCTGAAGGTCAAGAACAAGTCCGTAAGCTTGAAAATGGATTTAATTTCTTGTCTGCTTTAACCTCTATTGCACCCCTCACTGGATTCCTGGGAACCGTGTCTGGAATGATAGGAGCGTTTCGTTCCATAGCTGAAGCTTCAGAGGTTAATGCACAATTAGTGGCTAATGGTATATATGAAGCTCTCATGACTACCGTTTTTGGTCTCATTATCGCCATTATCGCTTTAGTCGGCTATAATCTGTTAGCTCATCGAGTGGATACCTTTACAGCAGAAATCAATAAATTATCCAGTGATATTATAGGAATCTTATCTACCAATGAGGATTAA
- a CDS encoding Crp/Fnr family transcriptional regulator yields MNKKYREFICDLINKIGQVPKEDREYFLSKLRVLKLNKNEHFIEAGDTQGPLGILYSGVLRVYLPDAEGKEKNLFFRTSGDFEGVYSPYFQPYENKIWFSTQAITNSEILYFTQEDLEDLKKNFNCWNMFELYIFQVRNVQMENRILSILTQDAQSRYELFLEEYPDLYNLIPQYQIASYIGINQVSLSRIRSMIK; encoded by the coding sequence ATGAATAAAAAGTATAGAGAATTCATCTGTGACCTCATTAACAAGATAGGTCAGGTGCCCAAAGAAGATAGAGAATATTTTCTGTCAAAACTTCGTGTACTCAAGCTCAATAAGAATGAGCATTTTATTGAAGCTGGTGATACACAAGGGCCGTTGGGAATCCTTTATTCAGGAGTCCTGCGGGTGTATTTGCCTGATGCTGAAGGTAAAGAAAAAAACCTTTTTTTTAGAACCAGTGGTGATTTTGAAGGGGTATATTCACCCTATTTTCAACCCTACGAAAATAAAATATGGTTTTCGACTCAAGCTATTACAAACAGTGAAATACTCTATTTTACACAGGAAGATTTAGAGGATCTGAAGAAAAACTTTAACTGTTGGAATATGTTTGAACTATATATATTTCAGGTGCGAAACGTTCAGATGGAAAACAGAATATTATCCATATTAACCCAGGATGCACAAAGTCGTTATGAACTTTTTCTTGAAGAGTATCCAGACCTCTATAATTTAATTCCCCAATATCAAATCGCCTCCTATATTGGAATTAATCAGGTATCTTTAAGTCGAATTCGAAGTATGATTAAATGA
- a CDS encoding ExbD/TolR family protein — MRIKNTDPMGALNDLSFLLIIYFLVIAGFNTNYGFLLDLPSKNKTMVVQKDDLIKLTLDGQGQLYYKKEPLTQEKIKSVVEENLKVHPNMTLFLSISPDVPYQYFVDSISLIRELNVENFSFKTEGPRKTE; from the coding sequence ATGAGGATTAAAAATACTGATCCCATGGGAGCTTTGAATGACCTTAGCTTCCTACTCATCATCTATTTTCTTGTGATCGCCGGGTTCAATACTAATTATGGATTTTTATTGGATTTACCTTCCAAGAATAAAACCATGGTTGTCCAAAAAGATGATTTGATTAAACTTACATTGGACGGACAGGGCCAACTTTACTATAAAAAAGAGCCGCTTACCCAGGAAAAAATAAAAAGTGTTGTAGAAGAAAATCTAAAAGTTCATCCTAATATGACACTCTTCCTGTCTATATCACCTGATGTCCCCTATCAATATTTTGTTGATTCTATAAGTCTCATAAGAGAGTTGAATGTAGAGAATTTTTCTTTTAAAACAGAAGGACCCAGGAAGACAGAATGA
- a CDS encoding TetR/AcrR family transcriptional regulator, producing MKSKKADKRDLILRATRDYILKEGLENISMGQLSKVTGIAVGTIYYSFPSKEELLNQTYQYCRDQFVPRKPHTLRSPLNVEKALKDIVASYLKKGIEHPKDFLFVERYHLSSIVKEESRLDYEDIIEGLSLRELIEEGYIKNTNPLLLGGTLLGILHKSLLYVINGHLSMDANMIGMVQQMCWDSIKTNN from the coding sequence ATGAAATCCAAAAAGGCTGACAAAAGAGATCTAATCCTCAGAGCAACAAGGGACTATATACTTAAAGAAGGTTTAGAAAATATATCCATGGGGCAATTATCAAAAGTCACAGGTATAGCCGTAGGTACCATATATTATAGTTTTCCCTCAAAGGAAGAACTTCTGAATCAAACCTATCAGTATTGCCGTGATCAATTTGTGCCAAGAAAGCCTCATACCTTAAGATCACCTCTTAATGTTGAAAAAGCTCTTAAGGACATTGTAGCTTCTTATCTAAAAAAAGGAATAGAGCATCCCAAGGATTTTCTCTTCGTTGAACGGTATCATCTATCAAGTATTGTCAAAGAAGAATCGAGATTGGATTATGAAGACATTATAGAGGGACTGAGTCTTAGAGAACTAATTGAGGAGGGTTATATCAAGAATACAAATCCTCTTTTGTTGGGGGGAACTCTTCTTGGGATACTCCACAAATCTTTACTTTATGTCATTAATGGACACCTCTCAATGGATGCCAACATGATCGGTATGGTTCAACAAATGTGCTGGGACAGTATCAAAACCAATAATTAG